The DNA window GAGTTCGCGGTGGCGGACGCGATCCTCCAGCTCTCGAACGACGCCGTCGGCGCGGCGGATCGGCGCGCGTTCCGGGTGGCGAAGCTGCGGGGCTCGTCTTTCGTCTCCGGGCGCCACTCCCTCTCGCTCACCTCGAAGGGGGTGCAAGTCTACCCTCGCCTGGAGTCGATCGTTCAGGCCGCGGGCGTCTCACCGCTCCCGGGTCGCGCGTCACTCGGCGTCGAAGGCCTCGACGCGCTGGTCGGCGGCGGCCTGCCTGCGGGGGACGCCACGCTCCTGATGGGACCGTCGGGCGCGGGCAAGACCGTGCTCAGCCTCCACTTCGTCGCGACCGGCGTCGCGGCGGGAGAGAAGACGGTCTACGTGTCCATGGAGGAGTCGCCGGACGCGCTGATGGCCAAGTGGCGCTCGTTCGGCATGCCGCTCGACGACGCCCTCGCGGATGGGCGGCTCGTCCTGCATCACGCGCCGATCACGGAGCTCGACATCGACCGCCTCGGCGACGAGGTCGCCCGGCTGCTGCGCGATCGGAAGCCGAGCCGGGTCGTCTTCGACAGCCTCGGCGAGCTGGCCGTCGGGGCCGAGCGCGAGCATCGCCACCCGGGCTACATCTGGTCACTCGCCAACCTGGCGCGCCGCGACGGGGCGTCGGTGATCTTCACGCAGGAGACGATGGCGTTCGGATCCGAGGTGGGGACCCGCGTGGGGTTCAGCCACCTCTTCCACAACGTGCTCTTCCTGCGCTACCTGGAGCGACCGGACCGGCTGAGCCGCGCGCTGACGGTGGTGAAGATGCGCGACTCCGCGCACGCCAACCAGCTCGTCGAGCTCAGCATCGGCCCGGACGGCATGCACCTCGACGGCACCGTCGCGGGCGCGACCGGCTTGCTCGGCTGGACGACCCTCTCGGTCACGGACACCGGCGAGCGCTGACCCCGCGCGCTCAGGCCGGCTGCGGGAGCTTCGGCAGCTCGCGGCCGATCAAGCGGTACATGAGCTGGGCGTAGAGCGAAGTGCCGCTCGGGCGCACCCGCGCGCGGTCGGCCGGAGAGATCCCGAGACGAAGGCGCACCTCTTCGAGAGGGAGCTCCATCCACTCCTCGAGCGGAGCGGCCACGATGAGCTCCGCCGCGCGACCCATCTCGATGCCGAGCACGACGTTGTGCCAGGCCGCCGCCGCCTGCGACGGGGACATGAAGGCGACGAGCCACCTGGCGAAGCGCACGTAGCGCTCGCTCAGATACCCGGTGTCCTGGGCCGCGGTGAAGGCGGCCACACCGAGCTCGCCCGCGATGCCCGTGTCGAAGCCCGCGAGCAGGTGATGCAGGTCATGGGTGAGCGTGTAGCGAATGGTGAAGGGGTCATCCCGGAACCGCGAAAGGACCCGATCGCTCAGCTCGAAGTGCTCGAGCCCGTTGTCGTCGAGGAAGCGCGCGTACTCACGCCCCAAGGTGCCCTCGGGGAGCTGCCGGAGGCTGGAGAGTGAGACGTCCAGGATGGGCGTTGGCAACCGGCGAATGGCGGCCTGCACGCGCTCGGGCGCGTCGGACTGCGCGCCCAGCTTCAACGCCGCGACGTCTCCGAGCGAAGCGTCGCCCAGCGCCGCGGTCATGACCTCCTTCAGCTCACTCCAGTTCATGGCGTTCCCTTCTCCGACGACCCTCGTGGCTCGCTGAAGCCAGCCTAACCTTAGTCACGGATAAAGCAAGAATTAGCCACCATTCCGACCGAATGGGTCTTGTTGGAGAGGGTACACTCACTCCGATGCGGCGAGGATCGATGATCAGGTTGATTCGACGATAAAGTTAGGTAGCTTCCCCACCCTGGAGGAAGACGATGCCGCGCAAGCGCCCCGAACAGGTGGCGGAGACCCGTCGTGTATTTCTGCGAAGCGCCGCCAAGTGCTTTGCGGCGGCGGGGTTCGAGAAGGCGACGCTGAAGGACATCGCTTCGGAGGCGGGCATGACCGTCCCGA is part of the Sandaracinaceae bacterium genome and encodes:
- a CDS encoding ATPase domain-containing protein: MSAPETRLTTGDPNLDRVLHGGIVEGSTVVISGPPGAGKSILAQQIVFANATSERPALMVATFSEPQSKIVAHLSGFDFYTPDAFGDSVRPLALSDALRSPDGLASVVGRLTAEVVQTRPAVVVIDSAKAMTDAAASSPDLRSHVYELVARLSHTGTTLLLVGEYDDDAIATRAEFAVADAILQLSNDAVGAADRRAFRVAKLRGSSFVSGRHSLSLTSKGVQVYPRLESIVQAAGVSPLPGRASLGVEGLDALVGGGLPAGDATLLMGPSGAGKTVLSLHFVATGVAAGEKTVYVSMEESPDALMAKWRSFGMPLDDALADGRLVLHHAPITELDIDRLGDEVARLLRDRKPSRVVFDSLGELAVGAEREHRHPGYIWSLANLARRDGASVIFTQETMAFGSEVGTRVGFSHLFHNVLFLRYLERPDRLSRALTVVKMRDSAHANQLVELSIGPDGMHLDGTVAGATGLLGWTTLSVTDTGER